In Cydia amplana chromosome 13, ilCydAmpl1.1, whole genome shotgun sequence, the genomic stretch tgacaagaaaaagttgattaaccctaaTAAGTAACCAAAGGCATACATTATTAACTGTTTATTGGTTGCAGGCGCTCCGCTTCTCGTTCCAAACGGCCGACCGCGTGTTTTTTTGCATGGAGTACGCCAACGGGGGCGAGCTTTTCTTCCACCTCTCCCGCGAACGGTCCTTCACCGAAGACAGGGCGCGATTCTACGGCGCTGAGATCGTCAGCGCGCTCGGATACCTGCACTCTGAGGGCATTATATACCGCGATCTGAAGTTGGAGAATCTACTGCTGGACAAGGATGGACATGTCAAGATTGCTGACTTTGGACTCTGCAAGGTACttacgttatttttatttttttgagaaCGTTTCTCTGGAGAAGGTACGATTCTACGGCGCTGAGATCGTCAGCGCGCTCGGATACCTACACTCTGAGGGCATTATATACCGCGATCTGAAGTTGGAGAATCTACTGCTGGACAAGGATGGACATGTCAAGATTGCTGACTTTGGACTCTGCAAGGTACttacgttatttttatttttttgagagCGTTTCTCTGGAGAAGGTACGATTCTACGGCGCTGAGATCGTCAGCGCGCTCGGATACCTACACTCTGAGGGCATTATATACCGCGATCTGAAATTGGAGAATTTACTGCTGGACAAGGATGGACGTGTCAAGATTGCTGACTTTGGACTCTGCAAGGTACTTacgttacttatttttattctaGTAGGGACGATTCTACGGCGCTGAGATCGTCAGCGCATTGGGGTTTTTGCATTCTGAAGGCATTTTTTCCCCGATCTGAGGTTAGAGAACCTGCTGCTGGATAAAGATGGACATGTCAAAATTGCTGACCTTTGCACTCTACAAGGTACGATACTAACAAGTATTCTTCCTTCTCCGAAGAGACGATGTGTTTCTACGGCGATGAGATTAccagccatagactaggaatcctctagacggagtttagagcaattctttcctgaaaccgatgctgccaaaaatactggggtgcgggggacgaggtgagcgagtcccgtgccgtgattggtccgttcaaagacacggacgtcacacaaagacactttgactcgaaaatggagtaaatctaccgtatatttgtggcagggggggtagcgctactatgctgtcTTGTCTGTAGTACCAGCGCATTGGGATGCTAAGCTTTTCGCTCGTCCTTTTATCTCGCTACTCTGATTCCTAGCTAGGCTATTTTACCGACTACTTAATATATTTCTTATAAATATAACCCAAACTTCTCTAAAGAGGTCTACAGGTGAAGATCTTGTTGTGACTGCTGGAGTGCTGCAAATATATTtcgggaacaaaattaaattgacAGTATAGTCCGATATATGTTTACCGAGACGTATGTTCTATATTCAGGTGAACATCACGTACGGGCGCACGACGAAGACGTTCTGCGGCACGCCCGAGTACCTGGCGCCCGAGGTGCTGGAGGACGCGGACTACGGGCCCGCCGTGGACTGGTGGGGCACCGGGGTGGTGCTCTACGAGATGGTCTGCGGCCGGCTGCCCTTCTACAACCGCGACCACGAGGTATGGATACAGACCACGAGGTGTAGAGAGTACCTGGCGCCCGAGGTGCTGGAGGACGCGGACTACGGGCCCGCCGTGGACTGGTGGGGCACCGGGGTGGTGCTCTACGAGATGGTCTGCGGCCGGCTGCCCTTCTACAACCGCGACCACGAGGTATGGATACAGACCACGAGGTGTAGAGAGTACCTGGCGCCCGAGGTGCTGGAGGACGCGGACTACGGGCCCGCCGTGGACTGGTGGGGCACCGGGGTGGTGCTCTACGAGATGGTCTGCGGCCGGCTGCCCTTCTACAACCGCGACCACGAGGTATGGATACAGACCACGAGGTGTAGAGAGTACCTGGCGCCCGAGGTGCTGGAGGACGCGGACTACGGGCCCGCCGTGGACTGGTGGGGCACCGGGGTGGTGCTCTACGAGATGGTCTGCGGCCGGCTGCCCTTCTACAACCGCGACCACGAGGTATGGATACAGACCACGAGGTGTAGAGAGTACCTGGCGCCCGAGGTGCTGGAGGACGCGGACTACGGGCCCGCCGTGGACTGGTGGGGCACCGGGGTGGTGCTCTACGAGATGGTCTGCGGCCGGCTGCCCTTCTACAACCGCGACCACGAGGTATGGATACAGACCACGAGGTGTAGAGAGTACCTGGCGCCCGAGGTGCTGGAGGACGCGGACTACGGGCCCGCCGTGGACTGGTGGGGCACCGGGGTGGTGCTCTACGAGATGGTCTGCGGCCGGCTGCCCTTCTACAACCGCGACCACGAGGTATGGATACAGACCACGAGGTGTAGAGAGTACCTGGCGCCCGAGGTGCTGGAGGACGCGGACTACGGGCCCGCCGTGGACTGGTGGGGCACCGGGGTGGTGCTCTACGAGATGGTCTGCGGCCGGCTGCCCTTCTACAACCGCGACCACGAGGTATGGATACAGACCACGAGGTGTAGAGAGTACCTGGCGCCCGAGGTGCTGGAGGACGCGGACTACGGGCCCGCCGTGGACTGGTGGGGCACCGGGGTGGTGCTCTACGAGATGGTCTGCGGCCGGCTGCCCTTCTACAACCGCGACCACGAGGTATGGATACAGACCACGAGGTGTAGAGAGTACCTGGCGCCCGAGGTGCTGGAGGACGCGGACTACGGGCCCGCCGTGGACTGGTGGGGCACCGGGGTGGTGCTCTACGAGATGGTCTGCGGCCGGCTGCCCTTCTACAACCGCGACCACGAGGTATGGATACAGACCACGAGGTGTAGAGAGTACCTGGCGCCCGAGGTGCTGGAGGACGCGGACTACGGGCCCGCCGTGGACTGGTGGGGCACCGGGGTGGTGCTCTACGAGATGGTCTGCGGCCGGCTGCCCTTCTACAACCGCGACCACGAGGTATGGATACAGACCACGAGGTGTAGAGAGTACCTGGCGCCCGAGGTGCTGGAGGACGCGGACTACGGGCCCGCCGTGGACTGGTGGGGCACCGGGGTGGTGCTCTACGAGATGGTCTGCGGCCGGCTGCCCTTCTACAACCGCGACCACGAGGTATGGATACAGACCACGAGGTGTAGAGAGTACCTGGCGCCCGAGGTGCTGGAGGACGCGGACTACGGGCCCGCCGTGGACTGGTGGGGCACCGGGGTGGTGCTCTACGAGATGGTCTGCGGCCGGCTGCCCTTCTACAACCGCGACCACGAGGTATGGATACAGACCACGAGGTGTAGAGAGTACCTGGCGCCCGAGGTGCTGGAGGACGCGGACTACGGGCCCGCCGTGGACTGGTGGGGCACCGGGGTGGTGCTCTACGAGATGGTCTGCGGCCGGCTGCCCTTCTACAACCGCGACCACGAGGTACAGACACATATATTGTACAAGGCTTGGAACCGGTTCAAAATATGACGTGTTTTAGAACCCTTAGCCAAATTTTGCGAGGTGAatactgagctacttttactatgagaccaaccccgaaatcacgAGTAAAATTTTGACTattgagcggccaaggtgctcaaaaatatgtgaacaatcttttaatttgtataagtaaattgggatgaatttcatttgtttgaAACAATActatgaaacaaaataaatgctactttatttggttcaaGAAAGATTCTAATTAGATTGCAACGaatatgtacattgtaatgaACACTGAGCCTTACGAGATTAAACCGTGTTAGAGGGTCGTACAGTAGcactgaataaataatagtactaggtacagaagactcactctctaacaaaaagcGTCTGTTatgatcaggacagatatggccgctaggtggcgacagcgccacgcgcggcttatggctagccaccaaaattggtgtggaacggatgtacttttagctacctatagcaaagcgacgaaatcgcggagtgagccacgcctgacaataGTTTTAATACAAATGCGTTTATTTCAATACTTTTTTACGATACAGTTGTTTTTAGGTAAATAAGggttagttttatttaatgaatgtacgttatttcataattaaaatagttttaatttatttatgcaaATACATCAATAGTACAGGAAAATGACGTAAACGTTACATGCCTACATCCTATTTATGTGTAGATAATGTTAACTTTTTTGTTCGCCACCGGATATTTTGTTAATTAGTTGCATAATATCATAAAACCATAATTTAAATTTCGTTTTCCTGTTGATCGATTAAAACATCCTGTTATGACACAGACATGCGTCAAAGCGTTTtggaaatatgtacctactgaagTATTGATAGCTCCTTGGTTTTATGTTATTATTAGTTGATTCGTTATAAATCGACATACACTTTTAGAATCGGACCCAGCTAGCTCAGCATAGCATTTGCAATGACTAAGCGTGGTAATGTCaagtttctatgaaaatatgacgataATAATGACATCTGCACTTTGGTTTATTTAAGACGCaaatgcaaagttagcttagcttACGGACTATAGCTGTCTCCGATAAGTAATTACCAATGTTTGTTTTTtagaaaatttataatttttatacattataaattttataagcaTGTATCGTGTTACGTTGTCTTAGAATTTTGATTATCCTGTATTTCCGTGTGTTCAGAACAAAACAGTTTCTAGAACGTTATTATAACACATATAAAATGGACGAGTCAAAAAAAACTAATGTTACAATACTTGATTTAACGGTACAATATATTGTTATAATACGATTTTTCGAGGGTTTGTCTGTGCTACGATAACGCGATGCAAAATAGACATGGAGAACTGAGTCTGACTTACCGAAAACCTCTTAAAGTTTCTTAAAAATGTCACCGATTGTCTAAAGCATCAGAATAGGGCTGCGAGCGTTCACAATCTCATATATCCtgccactaataaacaattcttCATAAATGGATTATTTGACAGGGAACCCTATTAAGCCAGGACactaattctttccaatttttagtgtattttccccattcctttttgtgtaatatatgtatgtttatcctataaattttgtatgtatttataccctttatctttttggtaccttgtagtacattttgctgcattcgtcaccctcttttcactttctcctctcatctactcataGGTTAACTGGAAAGATCCCtcacagggataagttcgcctttgtacttctcactacttgtatgttatttttaatatgtctttttgtacaataaagagtttactactactactactaccatcatttttagggttccgtacccaaagggtaaaaacgggaccctattactaagactccgctgcccatccgtccgaccgtccgtccgtccgtctgtcaccaggctgtatctcacgaaccgtgatagctagacagttgaaattttcacagatgatgtatttctgttgccgctataacaacaaatactaaaaacagaataaaataaagatttaagtggggctcccatacaacaaacgtgatttttgaccgaagttaagcaacgtcgggcggggtcagtacttggatgggtgaccgttttttgcttgttttgctctattttttgttgatggtgcggaaccctccgtgcgcgagtccgactcgcacttggccggttttatgaaCTAACAAAACTGTCTACGCTTGCGCAGGTGCTATTCGCCCTCATTGTATCCGAAGAGGTCCGGTTCCCGCGGGCTCTCTCCGCGGCCGCGCGAAGCCTTCTCGCAGGCCTGCTCACTAAGGAGCCAGCATCGAGACTGGGCGGTGGTCCTGATGACAGCCATGAGATCATGGCCCATCCCTTCTTCGCCTCTGTTAACTGGGCGGATTTGCTCGCTAAGAAGATCCCGCCGCCGTTTAAACCTCAGGTATGTCACAAATTATCAAGGGCCCCCCCATGGctgggtcgccatgtaaggacGGAGTGAGAACAGCATTGTTTTAGTAACGTCAGATAGGAATATCTACATAGTGTGCCTCTAAGCTTGCTAGAGAGCCTGCTCAATAAAGAGCCAGCCTCATCTGGGTGGTGGGCCTGATGACAGCCATGAGATCATGGCCCATCCCTTCTTCGCCTCCGTCAACTGGGCGGATTTGCTCGCTAAGAAGATCCCGCCGCCGTTTAAACCTCAGGTATGTCACAAATTATCAAGGGCCCTTTACAACGCAGGGACATTGGctgggtcgccatgtaaggacAGAGTGAGAAACAGCATCGTTTTGTGTGGCGTCAGATAGGAATATCTACATAGTGTGCCTCTAAGCTTGCTAGAGAGCCTGCTCAATAAAGAGCCAGACTCAAAACTGGGTGGTGGTCCTGATGACAGCCATGAGATCATGGCCCATCCCTTCTTCGCCTCCGTCAACTGGGCGGATTTGCTCGCTAAAAAGATCCCGCCGCCGTTTAAACCTCAGGTATGTCACAAATTATCAAGGGCCCCCCCATGGctgggtcgccatgtaaggacGGAGTGAGAACAGCATCGTTTTGTGTGGCGTCAGATAGGAATATTTACATAGTGTGCCTCGAAGCTTGCTAGAAAGCCTGCTCAATAAAGAGCCAGACTCAAAACTGGGTGGTGGTCCTGATGACAGCCATGAGATCATGGCCCATCCCTTCTTCGCGTCCGTCAACTGGGCGGATATGCTCGCTAAAAAGATCCCGCCGCCGTTTAAACCTCAGGTATGTCACAAATTATCAAGGGCCCTTTACAACGCAGGGACATTGGctgggtcgccatgtaaggacGGAGTGAGAACAGCATTGTTTTAGTAACGTCAGATAGGAATATCTACATAGTGTGCCTCTAAGCTTGCTAGAGAGCCTGCTCAATAAAGAGCCAGACTCAAAACTGGGTGGTGGTCCTGATGACAGCCATGAGATCATGGCCCATCCCTTCTTCGCCTCCGTCAACTGGGCGGATTTGCTCGCTAAGAAGATCCCGCCGCCGTTTAAACCTCAGGTATGTCACAAATTATCAAGGGCCCTTTACAACGCAGGGACATTGGctgggtcgccatgtaaggacGGAGTGAGAACAGCATCGTTTTGTGTGGCGTCAGATAGGAATATTTACATAGTGTGCCTCGAAGCTTGCTAGAAAGCCTGCTCAATAAAGAGCCAGACTCAAAACTGGGTGGTGGTCCTGATGACAGCCATGAGATCATGGCCCATCCCTTCTTCGCCTCTGTCAACTGGGCGGATTTGCTCGCTAAAAAGATCCCGCCGCCGTTTAAACCTCAGGTATGTCACAAATTATCAAGGGCCCTTTACAACGCAGGGACATTGGctgggtcgccatgtaaggacGGAGTGAGAAACAGCATCGTTTTGTGTGGCGTCAGATAGGAATATCTACATAGTGTGCCTCTAAGCTTGCTAGAGAGCCTGCTCAATAAAGAGCCAGCCTCATCTGGGTGGCGGGCCTGATGACAGCCATGAGATCATGGCCCATCCCTTCTTCGCTTCTGTTAACTGGGCGGATTTGCTCGCTAAGAAGATCCCGCCGCCGTTTAAACCTCAGGTATGTTATAtctagggtattttcctactagtcaaatcagtaaTTTTTTgtactgtcaaaacgatttgctaatatggaatttatatgaaacattaactcaaggtcaactcacctactttttatatttctatccgatttattaaatataacttgtgtttaaaaataactgctatgtttttcttataattatctggtgctttatttcatgcatggtgtgaaataatttattttaaatgcagtaTAATACCCTACTTGTCAAGGACCCTTTACAACGCAGGGACATTGGctgggtcgccatgtaaggacATGGAAGGATGTGAGACCAGCATCGTTTTAGTAACGTCAGATAGGAATATCTACATAGCGTGCCTCTAAGCTTGCTAGAGAGCCTGCTCAATAAAGAGCCAGACTTAAAATTGGGCGGCGGGTCTGATGATAGCCATGAGATCATGGCCCATCCCTTCTTCGGTTCTGGTAACTGCTCGCTAAGAAGATTCAACTTGCAATTTTCATTTAAACATAGCCGGCCGTGGTACTTCGTAGGTATATCCTAGTTTCTAAAGTCTTGATTTTTAATAGACGCCGTACGTTGCGAACAGCTTTCTGACTTACGCAGGCAATAAACCGAGGAATCACATGTTTgttatcagaatcagaatctttttatttgtgaaaacataggtacaattatGGTGTTAAATTATGTACAGGTTTCTCTATGTCTTACCCACGGGTGCAGGTATACAAATATTTGATCGCATGCAGCATGCATCTTAACTATAGGGTAGCAATTTATATACAGCATAAATTACACCAAGTTAAAATAAGTAATGATATTTAGGACTGGACAGGAGTCGcgtcacaaaataattttacaatttatggaAAGCGTTTCAAAAATttacctagttattaattttcttttattacCACCCActgtatttgtaaataaattatttcacctagtgaattattattattacaaaaatgtCCGTAtcaatttatgaataaagttaaaaattatAGTGATGTCAactgtgaaatagttatttgtacaacaagagatcaaagtttgatatttcttcgagtgcttatttcgagtcccgtgcaagcgaaagattctataatagattcacgagcgtagcgagtgaatctaatttagaatcttgagcgtagtaagggactcaaaagcgcacgagatgtaaataactttgatctcgtgtagtacacaacatttttcacctcagcagtgagaacatattagagaacccgaaaaatgtattccttcttcatcacttacctttattcactcatgttttcttaagatataccaacaattaaattttcacctcagcagctcgaacaagggtactttgctacttagaaacagtgagcaaaatcgcattttactcactgagtgagcaaaatcgcattttgctcattttgtctcactcagtgagcaaaatgcgattttgctcactgtttttaagtagcaaagtacccttgttcgagctgctgaggtgaaaatattattatttattaatcagCCGCTATCCCCAGGTGGAGTCGGACACGGACACGCGCTACTTCGACTCGGAGTTCACGGGCGAGAGCGTGGAGCTGACGCCGCCCGAGGCGGACGGCGCGCTGACGCGCATCCAGGAGGAACGCTTCCCCGAGTTCTCGTACCAGGACATCTGCTCCTCGGCGCACTCGGCGCTGTCGTCGCTGCAGCCGCTGCAGCCCCGCCAGCGGACCCCGCCGCAGCCGCCCGGCTGGGCCTAGGCTTGCCTatgtagaaaaaaatacatagagtgctcactccatacatcagttctgaccggggatcggaaccggtttgtttgcaaaaacttagaaataaccattttttcgaattattttatactcgaaatgtaggactcggttgtgtttttaggttacgacttcgtattatttgattgcccaattagaaatgaagtaaaaaataccgtttccgtt encodes the following:
- the LOC134653725 gene encoding RAC serine/threonine-protein kinase, whose amino-acid sequence is MAEAAPGAVGEEPAGIVKEGWLQKRGEHIRNWRDRYFVLFDNGDLVGFKAQPERRHYRDPLNKFTVRDCQIMATDKPRPYTFTIRGLQWTTVIERNFSVDTEKEREEWVAAIRFVSSQLSAGGPSAGSSTAQDAEDRDIAQLGTSFKDPRRITLEKFEFLKVLGKGTFGKVVLSREKGTGKLYAMKILKKHLIIQKDEVTHTLTENHVLKKTKHPFLTALRFSFQTADRVFFCMEYANGGELFFHLSRERSFTEDRARFYGAEIVSALGYLHSEGIIYRDLKLENLLLDKDGHVKIADFGLCKVNITYGRTTKTFCGTPEYLAPEVLEDADYGPAVDWWGTGVVLYEMVCGRLPFYNRDHEVLFALIVSEEVRFPRALSAAARSLLAGLLTKEPASRLGGGPDDSHEIMAHPFFASVNWADLLAKKIPPPFKPQVESDTDTRYFDSEFTGESVELTPPEADGALTRIQEERFPEFSYQDICSSAHSALSSLQPLQPRQRTPPQPPGWA